One genomic region from Prochlorococcus marinus str. SB encodes:
- a CDS encoding sugar phosphorylase, producing MKQIDSEKKLDRLKIDKLLKTIYTNNTTEEINFISDQLLQILDDFSEKSAYEEIKDKERWNESHSVLITYADSIYKNGEATLLTLNEFLSKYFGSLSKVVHILPFLKSTSDGGFAVSSYDSLEEKFGGWDDLKSISKNHDLMADLVLNHVSSSHLWVQQFIKSQEPGLLNVFSPKQNLDWSNVVRPRSSSLFSQINTEDGPKQVWTTFGPDQIDLNWHNPKMTLEFLNLIIKYLSNGIKWFRLDAVGFIWKESGTTCLHLPKAHSIVKLLRVLLNNLLKDGVLITETNVPQKENLSYLITDDEAHMAYNFPLPPLLLEAIITSRADILNSWIFDWPILPDDTTLFNFTASHDGVGLRALEGLMNEQRIKDLLINCEKRGGLVSHRRLSNGNDKPYELNISWWSAMEDSSRDVKRFQYERFILSQLLVMALKGVPAFYLPALLASENDVKSFSMTGQRRDLNREKFKSENLLAVLNNPESNANKNLKYLRNAMDVRSKLKQFHPCSQMKCLSKGRSDIVVIKRSKGPNSVFAIHNMTDNKINYQLNDNDLPNLIDNEFNTHDFLTSTKYNCKNISLDPFQVIWLSAL from the coding sequence GTGAAGCAAATTGATTCAGAGAAAAAATTAGATAGATTAAAAATTGATAAATTGTTAAAAACAATTTATACAAATAATACTACAGAAGAAATTAATTTTATTTCAGATCAATTATTACAGATTTTAGATGATTTCTCAGAGAAATCTGCTTATGAAGAAATAAAAGATAAGGAAAGGTGGAATGAATCTCATTCTGTTTTGATAACTTATGCAGATAGTATTTATAAAAATGGTGAGGCAACATTATTAACTCTAAATGAGTTTTTAAGTAAATATTTTGGCAGTCTTTCTAAAGTTGTACATATTCTTCCTTTTTTGAAATCTACAAGTGATGGAGGTTTTGCAGTTTCAAGTTATGATTCTTTAGAAGAAAAATTTGGTGGTTGGGATGATCTCAAAAGTATTTCTAAAAATCATGACTTGATGGCTGATTTAGTACTAAACCATGTCTCATCATCTCACTTATGGGTTCAACAATTTATTAAATCCCAAGAACCTGGTTTATTAAATGTTTTTTCACCGAAACAAAATCTTGACTGGTCAAATGTAGTTAGGCCTAGAAGTTCCTCTTTGTTTTCTCAAATAAATACTGAAGATGGTCCTAAACAGGTTTGGACAACTTTTGGTCCAGATCAAATTGATTTGAATTGGCATAATCCAAAAATGACTCTTGAGTTCTTAAATTTAATTATAAAATATTTATCTAATGGAATTAAATGGTTCAGGCTTGATGCTGTAGGCTTTATTTGGAAAGAGTCAGGGACAACTTGCTTGCATTTACCTAAAGCGCATTCAATTGTGAAACTCTTAAGAGTTCTTTTAAATAATCTTCTCAAAGATGGAGTTTTAATAACAGAAACTAATGTTCCTCAGAAGGAAAATCTATCTTATCTTATTACTGATGATGAAGCTCATATGGCATATAATTTCCCATTGCCTCCTCTTCTCCTAGAGGCAATTATTACTTCGAGAGCTGATATCCTAAACTCATGGATATTTGATTGGCCAATACTACCTGACGATACTACATTATTTAATTTCACTGCATCACATGATGGAGTTGGTTTAAGAGCTCTTGAGGGTTTAATGAATGAGCAGAGAATTAAAGATTTATTAATTAATTGTGAAAAAAGGGGAGGATTGGTAAGTCATAGACGTTTATCAAATGGTAATGACAAACCCTATGAATTGAATATTAGTTGGTGGAGCGCAATGGAAGATTCTAGTAGGGATGTTAAAAGATTTCAATATGAGAGATTTATTTTGAGTCAATTATTAGTGATGGCTCTGAAAGGGGTCCCCGCATTTTATTTGCCAGCATTGTTAGCTTCAGAAAATGATGTCAAAAGTTTTTCTATGACAGGTCAAAGAAGAGACCTTAATAGAGAAAAGTTCAAATCAGAAAATCTTTTAGCCGTTTTAAATAATCCTGAATCTAATGCTAATAAAAACTTAAAATATCTTCGCAATGCTATGGATGTCAGATCAAAATTAAAGCAATTTCACCCTTGTTCACAAATGAAATGTTTGTCTAAAGGTAGAAGTGATATTGTTGTAATTAAAAGAAGTAAAGGTCCTAATTCAGTATTTGCAATCCATAATATGACTGATAATAAAATTAATTATCAATTGAATGATAATGATTTACCAAATTTAATTGATAATGAGTTCAATACTCATGATTTTTTAACATCCACTAAATACAATTGCAAAAATATTAGTCTTGATCCTTTTCAAGTAATTTGGCTTAGTGCTTTATAA
- the yedP gene encoding mannosyl-3-phosphoglycerate phosphatase-related protein YedP produces MIEKSPIWVVSDVDGTLMDHSYDLSPAKETIKKLQKLSIPVILCTSKTASEVKVIRNELDLTDPYIVENGAAIYGESLKRVNGEIILGLKYELLEEILNFISCEIDYKLTPLNNLNDKEATQLTGLEGNSLNLMRDRHWSMPFLNPPSYLEEKINICCKKFNVDIFKGNRMSHLLSTKSNKGKAINALKEYSNVQNIKIIGLGDSPNDLPLLLNSDIKIVIPGIDGPNLNLLNQLKDLEFTLASEPNGYGWKNEINKLINKQKLT; encoded by the coding sequence ATGATAGAAAAATCTCCTATTTGGGTGGTAAGTGATGTAGATGGTACTTTAATGGATCATTCATATGATTTATCTCCAGCTAAAGAAACTATAAAAAAACTACAAAAATTATCTATACCCGTAATTCTTTGTACGAGCAAAACCGCTTCTGAAGTAAAAGTTATTAGAAATGAACTTGACTTGACGGATCCTTATATTGTTGAAAATGGAGCGGCAATATATGGTGAATCTCTTAAAAGAGTAAATGGAGAAATTATTCTTGGTTTAAAATACGAACTTCTTGAAGAAATCTTAAATTTTATTTCTTGTGAAATCGATTATAAACTTACTCCCCTTAATAACCTCAATGATAAAGAAGCTACTCAGCTCACTGGTTTAGAAGGCAACTCATTGAACTTAATGCGTGATAGGCATTGGAGCATGCCTTTTTTAAATCCGCCAAGTTATTTAGAAGAGAAAATTAATATCTGTTGTAAAAAGTTCAATGTTGATATTTTTAAGGGAAATAGAATGAGTCACTTATTATCTACAAAATCAAATAAAGGTAAAGCAATAAATGCTCTTAAAGAATATTCAAATGTTCAAAATATTAAAATTATAGGTTTAGGCGATTCTCCAAATGATTTGCCTCTACTTTTAAACTCAGATATTAAAATCGTTATTCCCGGAATAGATGGACCTAACTTAAATTTACTAAATCAATTAAAAGATTTGGAATTTACTTTAGCTTCTGAACCAAATGGATATGGTTGGAAAAATGAAATTAATAAATTGATAAATAAGCAAAAACTAACTTAG
- a CDS encoding kinase, whose protein sequence is MKELDINFPFDKFEKLIIDIGWKSLDDWFNFWNNKRNILSIDQYWNNKVNDDWIWGLALPLLSQAYKFQNNFSDRKIIGISALPGTGKTTLGKWLEAISLKLNFKIAVISIDDFYLPSNEMKLAIKNNPWNVSRGFPGSHSVKLMHEKLLNWKINGELNVPVFDKSLRNGLGDRSHWRTDNPDLLILEGWFLGIKPYSIDITDQPINTTNLSLHESSYVLKIQNNLNEYLKIWTLIDNIWHLKPLKIEYMNIWKTNQEKEMFLQKGNALKDEKLSNFLRMLNVSIPHKSFDVIKSYALLLIDQERNLVEAGLNL, encoded by the coding sequence ATGAAAGAATTAGATATTAATTTTCCTTTTGATAAATTTGAAAAATTAATTATTGATATTGGTTGGAAATCATTGGATGATTGGTTCAATTTTTGGAATAATAAAAGAAACATTCTTTCAATTGATCAATATTGGAACAATAAAGTAAATGATGATTGGATTTGGGGTTTAGCTTTACCTCTTTTATCTCAAGCTTATAAATTTCAAAATAATTTTTCTGATAGAAAAATAATCGGAATCTCTGCTTTACCTGGTACAGGTAAAACAACACTAGGAAAATGGCTCGAAGCTATTTCTTTAAAATTAAACTTCAAAATTGCTGTTATTTCAATTGATGACTTTTATCTACCATCAAATGAAATGAAATTAGCAATTAAGAATAACCCTTGGAATGTTTCAAGAGGGTTTCCTGGGAGTCACTCAGTAAAATTAATGCATGAAAAATTATTAAATTGGAAGATAAATGGAGAATTAAATGTACCAGTTTTCGATAAATCTTTAAGAAATGGTTTAGGAGATAGATCTCATTGGAGAACAGATAATCCTGATTTATTAATTCTTGAGGGATGGTTTTTGGGAATAAAACCTTATTCTATTGACATAACTGATCAACCCATAAATACAACAAATTTGAGTCTACATGAATCATCTTATGTATTAAAAATTCAAAATAACCTAAACGAATATTTAAAAATTTGGACTTTAATAGACAATATTTGGCACCTAAAGCCCTTGAAGATTGAATATATGAATATATGGAAAACAAATCAGGAAAAAGAAATGTTTTTACAGAAAGGTAACGCCCTTAAAGATGAAAAATTATCTAATTTCTTGAGAATGCTTAATGTCTCAATTCCTCATAAAAGTTTTGATGTTATAAAATCCTACGCGCTTTTATTAATTGATCAAGAAAGAAACTTAGTTGAGGCTGGATTAAATTTATAG
- a CDS encoding DUF1830 domain-containing protein, whose translation MVEFSYKNEGCRMVVLRCVGPSNFFLERVLFPTDIITFMAPNDSRVEIWGNELYGPKLEERIRISADNEDSTLVA comes from the coding sequence ATGGTTGAGTTTTCTTACAAAAATGAAGGCTGTAGGATGGTGGTTTTGAGATGTGTTGGTCCATCAAATTTTTTCTTAGAGAGAGTTTTATTTCCCACTGACATTATTACTTTTATGGCTCCAAATGATTCAAGAGTTGAAATCTGGGGAAATGAATTATATGGCCCCAAGTTGGAAGAGAGAATAAGAATTTCTGCTGATAATGAAGATTCGACTTTAGTTGCTTAA
- a CDS encoding undecaprenyl-diphosphate phosphatase: MEYLKFILYGFIQGLTEFIPVSSTAHLKVISLFLGVDDPGASLSATIQLGSVFAIAWYFRNDFFNFRSQSSKKFLEFLLHEKLLRSILVGTIPIILLGGSIKIFIPSFFYNVFRSNLSIALVSFLMAIFMYLADSSKRGSLNIRNHNYSDSFFIGFFQAFAIFPGVSRSGITISSALITGWERGDAAKFSFLLGLPAISLTAIVEFISSFNEFFSLGFLPLFVGLITSFLSSLLAIDLLLKYFSSNGLKIFIIYRVIFGVVILLNL; encoded by the coding sequence TTGGAATATTTAAAATTTATTTTATATGGATTTATTCAAGGGCTGACAGAGTTTATTCCAGTAAGTAGTACAGCTCATTTAAAAGTTATATCTCTTTTTTTAGGTGTTGATGATCCTGGAGCATCTTTATCCGCTACTATTCAACTTGGAAGTGTTTTTGCTATAGCTTGGTATTTTAGGAATGATTTTTTTAATTTTAGAAGTCAATCTTCCAAAAAATTTCTTGAATTTCTCTTACATGAAAAACTATTAAGGTCAATTTTGGTCGGTACTATCCCAATTATTTTGCTAGGTGGGAGTATAAAAATATTTATCCCTTCTTTTTTTTATAACGTTTTTCGTTCAAATTTATCAATAGCTTTAGTCTCATTTCTAATGGCTATCTTTATGTACTTGGCAGATAGTTCGAAAAGAGGTTCTCTTAATATTAGAAACCATAATTATTCAGATAGTTTTTTTATAGGATTTTTTCAGGCATTTGCTATTTTTCCTGGTGTTTCAAGATCGGGGATTACTATTTCTAGCGCCCTAATAACAGGATGGGAAAGAGGCGATGCCGCGAAATTTTCTTTTCTTTTAGGGCTGCCAGCTATCTCTCTTACTGCGATTGTTGAGTTTATTTCTTCTTTTAATGAATTTTTCTCATTGGGATTTCTCCCTCTTTTTGTTGGTCTTATTACATCATTTTTGTCATCATTATTAGCTATAGATTTATTATTAAAGTATTTTTCTTCCAATGGGTTGAAAATATTTATTATCTATAGAGTTATTTTTGGTGTTGTAATTCTTTTGAATTTATAA
- the msrA gene encoding peptide-methionine (S)-S-oxide reductase MsrA → MFKFLKNIMNNNEVNLNNDAYSLHRILKTDIQKDTDVYEDEIFFGCGCFWGSEKCFWKLPGVITTSVGYAGGEKINPTYYEVCSGLSGHSEVVRVIWDKREIDVSDLLKMFWECHDPTQKNRQGNDMGTQYRSAIYYKNENNIKTILASKEQYQTELSKKNLGLIETEIKMIDSYFFAEQYHQQYLASAGSRQYCSASPTKVKLGVFTGSNYKLEDHIWENFNWEVDKCVLRSDNNPIKNNI, encoded by the coding sequence ATGTTTAAATTTTTGAAAAACATCATGAATAATAATGAGGTAAATTTAAATAATGATGCTTATTCATTACATAGAATATTAAAAACAGATATCCAAAAAGATACTGATGTATATGAAGATGAAATTTTTTTTGGATGTGGTTGTTTCTGGGGATCTGAAAAATGTTTTTGGAAACTTCCTGGAGTTATAACCACTTCTGTAGGTTATGCTGGAGGTGAAAAAATTAACCCCACTTATTATGAAGTATGTTCTGGCTTAAGTGGTCATTCAGAAGTTGTAAGAGTTATCTGGGATAAAAGGGAAATTGATGTAAGTGATTTATTAAAAATGTTTTGGGAATGTCACGACCCTACTCAAAAAAACAGACAAGGTAATGACATGGGGACCCAATATAGATCAGCGATATACTACAAAAATGAAAATAATATTAAAACCATATTAGCCAGTAAGGAACAATATCAAACGGAACTTAGCAAAAAAAATCTTGGTTTAATTGAAACGGAAATAAAAATGATTGATTCATATTTTTTTGCGGAACAATACCATCAACAATATCTTGCATCAGCAGGAAGCAGGCAGTATTGTTCCGCTTCACCTACAAAAGTCAAGTTAGGAGTTTTTACTGGAAGCAACTATAAATTAGAAGACCATATATGGGAAAACTTTAATTGGGAAGTTGACAAGTGTGTATTGAGATCTGATAACAATCCTATAAAGAATAACATTTAA
- a CDS encoding ABC transporter ATP-binding protein, which produces MKNLKIKVISKYLRPYKREFLYGALALLMVNILSVVIPLEVKNIIDQLQKGFSSDFVISKSLWLIFLATCMGLIRLFSRQIVFGIGRKVEVNLRQKLFDHLLIQDPEWIKKKGSGDIISRATSDVENIRRLLGFTVLSLCNIVLAYSFTIPSMFSINKTLTVSALMIFPLILGIVSLFGGRMVKQRKAQQESLSKLSDLIQEDLSGISAIKIYAQENAEKNEFNIYNNDYRNSAIKLARTASTLFPLLQGISSISLLILLSLGTFQLESGFISIGGLVALILYVERLVFPTALLGFTINTFQLGQVSLDRVEEIFQNNPNIVDRAETKFLKRKVKGLIEAKNLTIKYPGSKFNSLNGLNFKIYPGELIAIVGPVGCGKTTLAKSLGRTIEIPDNQLFLDENDIKSLKLSDLRKNISIVPQEAFLFTSTISENISFGEPKASKYVVKESATKAGLIDDINSFPERFKTIVGERGITLSGGQRQRTALGRALLVNSPIVVIDDALASVDNKTAARIIDEMSDRSNKTIIMISHQLSVAATCDRVLVMDKGEIVQEGTHKDLVKVNGIYKQLWERELATRIVKS; this is translated from the coding sequence ATGAAAAATTTAAAGATAAAAGTTATATCTAAATACCTAAGACCCTACAAAAGAGAATTCTTATATGGAGCTTTAGCTCTCTTGATGGTAAATATACTGAGTGTTGTAATACCCTTAGAAGTAAAAAATATAATTGACCAATTACAAAAGGGATTTTCTTCCGATTTTGTTATTTCTAAATCTTTATGGTTAATATTTTTAGCAACTTGTATGGGTTTAATAAGATTATTTTCAAGACAGATAGTCTTCGGTATAGGTAGAAAAGTAGAAGTAAATCTTCGTCAAAAACTTTTTGACCATTTACTTATACAAGATCCAGAATGGATCAAAAAAAAAGGAAGTGGAGACATTATTAGTAGAGCCACAAGTGATGTTGAAAACATACGAAGACTTTTAGGTTTTACAGTTTTAAGCTTGTGCAACATTGTCTTAGCTTATTCATTCACTATTCCTTCAATGTTTTCGATTAATAAGACATTAACAGTATCAGCTTTAATGATATTTCCATTAATCCTTGGAATTGTAAGTCTATTTGGTGGCAGAATGGTTAAACAAAGGAAAGCTCAACAAGAATCATTATCAAAACTTAGTGATCTAATACAAGAAGATTTATCTGGTATAAGCGCCATTAAAATTTATGCACAAGAGAATGCTGAGAAAAATGAATTTAATATATACAATAATGACTATCGAAATTCAGCGATAAAACTTGCAAGAACAGCGAGCACTCTATTCCCTTTGTTACAAGGGATTTCCTCAATTTCGTTATTGATATTATTATCACTAGGTACTTTTCAATTAGAGAGTGGATTTATTTCGATAGGTGGTTTAGTAGCTTTAATTCTTTACGTAGAAAGACTTGTCTTCCCAACAGCTCTATTAGGTTTTACCATAAATACTTTTCAGCTTGGTCAAGTAAGTTTAGATCGTGTTGAAGAAATCTTTCAGAACAATCCGAATATTGTTGATAGAGCAGAAACTAAATTTTTAAAAAGGAAGGTTAAAGGATTGATAGAAGCAAAAAATTTAACAATTAAGTATCCAGGATCAAAATTTAATTCATTAAATGGTCTCAATTTTAAAATTTATCCTGGAGAACTTATAGCAATAGTTGGCCCAGTAGGTTGTGGCAAGACAACATTAGCAAAGTCTCTAGGACGGACTATTGAAATTCCAGATAATCAACTATTTTTAGACGAAAATGATATAAAATCCTTAAAATTAAGTGATCTTAGAAAAAACATTTCAATCGTTCCTCAAGAAGCATTCTTATTTACTTCTACAATCTCTGAAAACATAAGTTTTGGAGAACCCAAAGCTTCTAAATATGTAGTTAAAGAAAGCGCTACAAAAGCTGGATTAATTGATGATATCAATAGTTTTCCAGAAAGGTTTAAAACTATTGTTGGTGAAAGAGGTATTACATTAAGTGGTGGACAAAGGCAAAGAACTGCATTAGGTAGAGCACTTCTTGTCAATTCTCCTATTGTTGTTATTGATGATGCTTTAGCAAGCGTAGACAATAAAACAGCAGCAAGAATAATAGATGAAATGAGTGATAGAAGTAATAAAACAATTATAATGATCAGTCACCAACTTTCTGTTGCAGCTACCTGCGATAGGGTTTTAGTAATGGATAAAGGAGAAATAGTACAAGAAGGGACTCATAAAGATTTAGTAAAAGTGAACGGGATATATAAACAACTTTGGGAGAGAGAACTAGCTACCAGAATTGTTAAGAGCTAA
- a CDS encoding DUF3288 family protein, translating into MGNEQTHPLHETDKIIIDSLIIKKTPEDLDYINLARLINRYTNFPGEIEIKNDIEKILNFWKITKNELFSKTKNIWSKSFRPSNTNKGLVGSGFDTSN; encoded by the coding sequence ATGGGTAACGAGCAAACTCATCCATTACATGAAACAGACAAAATCATTATAGATTCACTTATCATTAAAAAAACACCAGAAGATCTTGACTATATAAATTTAGCTAGGTTAATAAATCGTTATACCAATTTCCCAGGCGAAATTGAAATTAAAAACGATATTGAAAAAATTTTAAATTTTTGGAAGATCACTAAAAATGAACTTTTTTCGAAAACAAAAAATATTTGGTCAAAAAGCTTCAGGCCTTCTAATACAAATAAAGGTTTAGTTGGCTCAGGTTTTGATACCTCAAATTGA
- the trpD gene encoding anthranilate phosphoribosyltransferase: protein MSSNLSNAEILNNLLEGRDLDELTSKSLMKRWLNDEISDVETGAFLSALRAKSSTGVELSSMAEELLNVCELPAPRPNLYLVDTCGTGGDGANTFNISTAVAFVAASCGVKIAKHGNKSASGKVGSADVLLNLGLDLNCSLEKVITAVSEIGITFLFAPVWHKSLIKLAPLRKTLGIRTVFNQLGPLVNPLRPNAQVLGVASEDLLKPMGSALLKMGMNRAIVVYGSGGLDEASLQGENKLIFVENGELRFSEINITDFNHENITNEKLVVSDIDSNEEILKSVLNGSGQKSHIDVVALNSALVLWAAGIEDDLKEGFKKALFSIKQGDPWNKFLLLKNYLSAN from the coding sequence ATGTCTTCTAATCTATCAAACGCTGAAATACTAAATAATTTGTTGGAGGGAAGGGACCTTGATGAATTAACTTCTAAATCTTTAATGAAAAGATGGCTTAATGATGAAATTTCAGATGTTGAAACAGGAGCTTTTTTGAGTGCTTTGAGAGCTAAGAGTTCTACAGGTGTCGAACTAAGTTCTATGGCTGAGGAACTCTTAAATGTTTGCGAATTGCCAGCACCAAGACCAAACTTGTATTTAGTAGATACTTGTGGAACGGGGGGTGATGGAGCTAATACATTCAATATTTCAACTGCAGTAGCATTTGTAGCTGCATCTTGTGGGGTAAAAATTGCAAAACATGGAAATAAAAGTGCTAGTGGGAAAGTTGGCTCTGCTGATGTTTTGTTGAATCTTGGCTTAGATTTAAATTGTTCATTAGAAAAAGTAATCACAGCTGTAAGTGAAATTGGAATAACTTTTTTGTTCGCACCTGTTTGGCATAAATCTCTAATAAAACTAGCGCCATTAAGAAAGACCCTTGGAATAAGGACAGTATTTAATCAACTTGGACCATTAGTAAATCCTTTAAGACCCAATGCGCAAGTTTTGGGGGTTGCTTCTGAGGATCTTTTGAAACCTATGGGTAGTGCGCTTTTAAAAATGGGTATGAACAGAGCAATAGTTGTTTATGGTTCTGGCGGTCTTGATGAAGCTTCGCTTCAAGGAGAAAATAAATTAATATTTGTTGAAAATGGTGAATTGCGGTTTTCAGAAATAAATATAACAGACTTTAACCATGAAAATATTACTAACGAAAAACTTGTGGTTTCTGATATTGATTCTAACGAGGAAATATTAAAGTCTGTTTTAAATGGTTCCGGACAAAAATCTCATATTGATGTAGTTGCCTTGAACTCTGCTTTAGTGCTTTGGGCAGCAGGAATTGAGGATGATTTAAAAGAAGGATTTAAAAAGGCTTTATTTTCTATAAAACAAGGAGATCCTTGGAATAAGTTTTTACTTTTAAAAAATTATTTATCTGCAAATTAG
- the carA gene encoding glutamine-hydrolyzing carbamoyl-phosphate synthase small subunit, producing the protein MINPYKKNAKLVLSNGIVFPGFSFGASGTAIGEIVFNTGMTGYQEVITDPSYYGQLLTFTYPEIGNTGINFEDSESNINVKGIIVRNFSSNSSNWRSQKNFNQWLVEKNIIGLHGIDTRALVKILRSSGAMNGVITSLDKTDESCLKIISDTPKMEGLNLSKVVSTKQKYIWKSHTKTIFDLRKRYDESFKKLKIVAIDFGIKNSILNRLVSHGCEVLVLPSRSSLNDVLSNKPDGVFFSNGPGDPSSVSEGIDLAKSLIEYGQIPMFGICLGHQIFGLALGGSTYKLPFGHRGLNHPCGENNKIEITSQNHGFAIDPHTLSKDIVRITHYNLNDNTVAGLEVYNKPIFSVQYHPEAGPGPHDSDYLFKKFVSLMLERC; encoded by the coding sequence ATGATTAATCCATATAAGAAAAACGCGAAATTAGTTTTAAGTAATGGAATTGTTTTCCCAGGATTCTCTTTTGGTGCTTCTGGTACAGCCATTGGTGAAATAGTTTTTAATACGGGAATGACTGGATATCAAGAAGTTATTACTGATCCAAGTTATTATGGACAGTTATTAACATTTACCTATCCAGAGATTGGAAATACTGGTATTAATTTTGAAGATTCAGAATCTAATATTAATGTTAAAGGTATAATTGTTAGAAATTTTTCATCGAATAGCAGTAATTGGAGATCACAAAAGAATTTTAATCAATGGTTAGTTGAAAAAAATATTATAGGTCTACATGGAATTGATACAAGAGCTCTTGTTAAAATTTTAAGGTCTAGTGGCGCGATGAATGGAGTTATTACTTCTCTAGATAAAACTGATGAAAGTTGTTTAAAGATAATTTCTGACACTCCAAAGATGGAGGGATTAAATTTATCAAAAGTTGTTTCAACAAAGCAAAAATATATATGGAAAAGTCATACGAAAACAATTTTTGATCTAAGAAAAAGATATGACGAATCTTTTAAAAAGTTAAAAATAGTAGCAATAGATTTTGGAATTAAAAATTCAATTCTAAATAGACTTGTATCCCATGGTTGTGAAGTTTTGGTTTTGCCTTCTCGATCTTCTCTAAATGATGTTCTTTCTAACAAGCCTGATGGTGTGTTTTTTTCAAATGGTCCCGGCGATCCTTCATCTGTTTCTGAAGGTATAGACTTAGCAAAATCTCTCATTGAATATGGTCAGATACCTATGTTTGGTATTTGCCTTGGCCATCAAATATTTGGATTAGCATTAGGAGGTTCAACTTATAAATTACCCTTTGGACATCGTGGTTTAAATCATCCTTGTGGTGAAAATAATAAAATTGAGATAACTAGTCAGAATCATGGTTTTGCTATTGATCCCCATACTCTCTCAAAGGACATAGTTAGAATTACCCACTATAACCTTAATGATAATACTGTGGCTGGCCTAGAGGTTTACAATAAGCCTATATTTAGTGTGCAATATCATCCAGAAGCTGGACCTGGCCCACATGATTCAGATTATTTATTTAAAAAATTTGTTTCTCTAATGTTAGAAAGATGTTGA
- a CDS encoding STAS domain-containing protein, with translation MVFTFKGQLDAFSEKQFKTFVTNNLKNDLPFVIDLTKIDFLDSSGLGALVQTSKECKKSKLGFSVVGNSRVAQTIKLVRLGDFLNLKSSLEDALNYLKN, from the coding sequence ATGGTTTTTACTTTTAAAGGCCAACTAGATGCTTTCTCAGAAAAACAATTTAAGACTTTTGTTACTAATAATTTAAAAAATGACCTTCCATTCGTTATAGATCTTACAAAAATAGATTTTTTAGATTCATCGGGGCTGGGAGCACTTGTTCAAACTTCAAAAGAATGCAAAAAGTCAAAACTTGGTTTTTCTGTCGTTGGCAATTCGAGAGTTGCCCAAACAATTAAACTTGTTCGTTTAGGGGATTTTCTTAACTTGAAGTCAAGCCTTGAAGATGCATTAAATTATTTAAAGAATTGA
- a CDS encoding ribonuclease III domain-containing protein, which translates to MNYWIQNLVPYGSPEDIGVIQLAWLGDSVWELHQRLRHVHYPLKSKDLHLSVVNEVKAKSQSKSLSQIEHLLNSNEMDLIRRARNKTKRYPKSSNPTIYSRATGFETLIGWLFLKDPQRLSTLFEYLELKMN; encoded by the coding sequence TTGAATTATTGGATTCAAAACTTGGTTCCATATGGATCTCCCGAGGATATAGGTGTTATTCAACTTGCTTGGCTTGGAGATTCGGTATGGGAGCTCCATCAAAGACTAAGGCATGTTCATTACCCTCTAAAATCTAAAGACCTCCATTTATCTGTAGTAAATGAAGTAAAAGCAAAATCTCAGTCAAAATCTTTAAGTCAAATCGAACATTTGTTAAATTCAAATGAAATGGATTTAATTAGGCGTGCTAGAAATAAAACAAAGAGATATCCAAAATCTTCAAACCCCACCATATATTCTAGAGCAACAGGTTTTGAAACTCTTATTGGCTGGCTATTTTTAAAAGATCCTCAAAGATTATCAACCCTTTTTGAATATTTAGAATTAAAAATGAATTGA